A window of the Ipomoea triloba cultivar NCNSP0323 chromosome 14, ASM357664v1 genome harbors these coding sequences:
- the LOC116004945 gene encoding WAT1-related protein At3g30340-like: MNSCLNSWKPGVAMIGVNFALAVVNILFKIVLNRGVKQLVLATYRQSISAVFLAPIACCMERKSYKKLTTFTLCALFFSGLMGGTLTLYLFLIGLEYTSTSFACAFINIVPINTFLLALLFRQERINMKCKSGKAKVLGTLICLIGAIVLTLYKGKPLINASSQGLEANHNTKSWVIGSLFLFAGSSTWSSWFLIQSWVGSGYPYQYSSTSIMSFFGAIQSTVLCFIIDGNTSIWRLKGSLEILAVIYAGIVGSSICYVVMSWCVKQKGPVFTSTFSPFIQIFAIVLDVSILHEQIHLGSILGSILVIVGLYALLWGKSKEAEVCKTAPTPDKDAQTVLPVTSTPPRT, translated from the exons ATGAATTCTTGTCTTAATAGTTGGAAGCCAGGTGTGGCCATGATTGGTGTTAACTTTGCTTTGGCTGTTGTAAACATTCTGTTCAAGATTGTTCTTAACAGAGGAGTGAAACAGTTGGTTTTAGCCACATATAGGCAATCAATCTCTGCAGTTTTCTTGGCCCCCATTGCTTGTTGCATGGAAAG GAAAAGCTACAAAAAGTTGACAACTTTCACATTATGTGCTCTATTTTTCAGTGGACTGATGGG GGGGACACTAACTCTATATCTCTTCCTAATTGGGCTTGAGTATACATCAACTTCATTTGCTTGTGCTTTCATCAATATTGTGCCCATAAACACATTCTTGTTGGCACTCCTATTCAG GCAAGAGAGAATAAACATGAAGTGCAAGAGTGGGAAAGCTAAGGTGTTAGGCACACTAATATGTCTCATTGGAGCCATAGTACTAACACTCTACAAAGGGAAGCCATTGATAAATGCCTCATCACAAGGACTTGAAGCAAACCATAACACAAAGAGTTGGGTTATTGGTTCATTATTTCTCTTTGCAGGAAGCTCTACATGGTCTTCTTGGTTCCTCATACAATCTTGGGTCGGGTCGGGCTATCCATATCAGTATTCTAGTACATCTATCATGTCCTTCTTTGGTGCAATTCAGTCAACTGTTTTGTGCTTTATCATTGATGGAAACACATCCATTTGGAGATTGAAAGGGAGTTTGGAAATCTTGGCTGTCATATACGCT GGAATTGTGGGGTCCAGCATATGTTATGTTGTGATGTCTTGGTGTGTGAAGCAAAAAGGGCCTGTTTTCACCTCAACATTTAGTCCCTTCATTCAGATTTTTGCTATTGTGCTTGATGTCTCTATACTCCATGAACAAATTCACCTTGGAag CATTTTAGGATCCATTTTGGTAATTGTTGGGCTATATGCTCTTCTTTGGGGTAAAAGCAAAGAAGCTGAAGTTTGCAAGACAGCACCAACACCAGACAAGGATGCACAAACAGTGTTACCTGTTACTAGTACTCCACCTCGCACCTAA